The following is a genomic window from Doryrhamphus excisus isolate RoL2022-K1 chromosome 3, RoL_Dexc_1.0, whole genome shotgun sequence.
GCAATAGCACATGCCTTCCCTGGCGTTGCCTAGCAACCTCTGGGCTCCTGACATGCAGCACTGGCCCTCCACCCCACGTCTCCCTGTTTATTGCATaaaacacatagacacacacacaacgcaATGTACCGATAAACAGTCTTTGTGTAGCAATAACATCAAGTGTCACATTTTCACACTGTCTGTCTGGCTGGTGTGGTCCACTTGCAGACCTCCCGTTTATGGAACAAGCTCGCCATCTGGCCGCACGACGAGTGGAAGTTGGCTGTGCGAGGCATAATGACAAAACTTTACAATCATCATCCTCATTGAGGGGGAGTgagctgttagcatgtagctAATAGCTCAGCTCAACATTGACATTGTTTGAAAGTTTAAGAACACTGATTGATACAtatggttattattttttttattattttgtaactaaatatttacattattcttaTTCCACCTCTTTTTTTGACACTCGCTTACATTTTTCAATCGATTGAAACCATTACGACATGGATACATTCAGCTCATAGAGGACATGGTTTTCTATTGacatattccaaaaattccacattttctgtAAAACAGATTTGCCTTAAAGAGGACTGagtatgctttttccacttttctgtagttagaatgttgtatccttgtgttaaactatgccaaagtttcagataaggagGTTTGCACATCTGGAAGTATATCGCAACCGACAAATTTAATACATTGCCTTGCATTCCTCATGAGGCTACACTCTTCTGTACTATGTGTATGCTAGTGACCATGCCTCAACCCACCATGGCAAAGAcactcactccgttcatgccattgttctatggtaCAAACACGTcatgtgctgaaaccaatgcacagagtgaatccTCTTCCTGGCTCGTTGGCGAACATGGCAATAATATTTTACATCTATCAATATCatcaatttaatatttttttgtgtgactaattaattttataatcgTCCCAGGCCTATTGTCCATGATACAGTTTTTTCCTCAACGTGAAAGCTTGTCATGTTTCTAAAAACTCACaacatcttgtgacacccctatgaATTAATAAGTCACtgttcatggttgaatacagcctattattactaagcaaaatgtatttttgaggggctaaattaagcattttcaagcataaatatggctaaaagacaaatataagtcattcagaagatgcattcaaagatgttgggATGGTACAGCATGTAATATTATACACAGACCATGACGTGTTGACTTTGGCTTTTATTAGCCCCTTATTAGTAACTACCAACAGGCAAAATACAGTCAACTATTGATCTCTGATGTCTATTCCtgaaatgtcttatttatttcttaaatggcctattttctcttatgtctatttgggtaatataagtgttATGACtgagtgattataggggtgttatttcatgtttagagggctctatgTTAAAGCCATATGCTCGAGCTACAAAATAATATTCGATTTATAACTCCTagtacaaaatgacaaaattctaTTTGACTCCTCCTTTATGGAAATTCCCACGGctgggtctgaaaccaattagcGATGAACTAAggattattgtattgtattatcatGACTTATTCAGGACAAAAGAGAACATTATGGTAGTTTGATGTCTTGATTAATTTGTCAGTGGACACATAAAATGTGTTACAATATGGGCTGCAGGTGGCGCTGCAGACACACTGACTTCCTGATAAAGCTTTCAAATGATCCTCTTTGAAAATGAGACCTCTATCTAGGAAGATGTGGGACGTGCAGAACATCAGtgtgtttatttaatgttatcCAGTCATAAGGATGCGGCATTCTAATATGAATACTACAAACATGTTTAAAACAATGACAGACACGTGAACATGTGGTGCCTCCACTTGTCACGTTCATACACCGCAGCGCCTAAAAGTGAAGGAAACATTGATTATTCATGCAGTGGGCGGACCACCCCCACTCGTGTTGACATGTAAGTCCACTCACACTTCAGGGGACAGCGTCACATTGAGCCAGCGCGTTCTTGTGACTGTCCATTCACTCCAAACATCAACGTTGGGAATGTACTCCATGTCCGCACGGCAAGTCTTCACCTCCAAGGCCGTAAACGGAGACGATGGGAAGCCGAGTCACGTCGACGTCGGTCCACGCAGGCATCACGCCATCCAACATGGCCGGCCACAGGTCCATGCATCGCTTGCCACGTTCACCGCCTGCACAGTGCCGGCTTCCTGCCGTGCTCGCAGCCGCTTCCTCAACCTGCGCGACAGTGTCAAGAAAAGTCCCACCAAGAGCACAGCCAAGGTGGAGACTCGTTCCGAGATTCCATGGGTGCCCTTCGCCTATGGCAAGGTAGACTGAGAGGTTAGAGATACAAACCTCATCGCTTTGTCATTAAGTTGCCGGCCTGGACCATTCCAAATGTTCCTAGTTGGATGTCTTCTGGAACTTGGTTGCTTGTGATTGAATCATGATTGACTCAGAACAGGAAGTGCATGGAAATAAAAGAGTTTGTGGTAGAATATTCTTGACTCACTGGACATATACTTCTTCGTGGCATTTATGGCTCCAAAGATAGTTTGAAGTGGAGTACATGCTCCCAGGGATCAGTGGTGTTGAAGGAAACATTTGTGAATATTTGTTGTTTGATGATGGTTTGTGGTTTGCGGCGTCGAGCGTGGCCCAGTGGATCAATGTGGTCGATGCACACTAATTTTAGCCACGCTGGGTTTTCCATGAGGCCTCTCTTGAGCAGAGCAGAGTAGCCGTTCCTGCTGGCAGCTTGGTGAGGTCCTGCTCTTGCATAATAGAGGTCACCGTGATGAAGGCTGGTCATCCTCATCCTGCTTTCACAAGACTAATAGATAACTGCTACTTACTGTATTTAAAGGGGATCCTCCACGTTGTGGAAGTGACTTGCATGTCAACATTTTGTAGGGTACGAGAACTTCACAAAATCTCTTGTAAGTTGACCTTTTGAAACTTTAAGACCTTGCTGAGTGTCCGGCGGCAATCAGTAACTGCTGTTCTGTACCATTTGTTGATTTGTCTTGAAAATTGCAGGCAGGAAGTGCTCTTGGATGTAAGAATTGTGTATAATGGgaagctgttgttgttgttttctgggAGCGAACGATCTACTATAAACGTTCAATGCTCCTCTGCTCTTGACAAcaaagaatgaatgaacacatccCAGTCCAATGCCGGATTGTCCAATATTCATTTCTTCTTTACTGTCCAATGCTGAGAGTGTGAACAAGTTACACCTTTTATTCTTCATGTCGTCACGTAAGTCAGGACTGGAACTGTGATGGCGGAGCATTCAAGACAGTACAACCTTCGGACATGATGTTTTTATTGTCCATCTGAGACATGTCCTCTGATGCCATCGTGTCTCCTCTCTTCAGGCCAATCCGCCCCCTGTGATGGTGAACGCAGACAGTCTGGACACTCCCCCTTATGTGAGTGTGGTACCTAAACACAACACGCCCTTCACAGTAGTACACCTATATACCCATTGTAGATATACTTACTGGAAGTACACCTACATCTAGTACACTCGGTCAATATACTGCAAGTATACTTAAATGTAGTACATTTATAGGAAATAATACACtcctaagataagataagatatgcctttattcgtccctcagcagcaagagtacagagtcagttaagcagtacaaaatacacaatatagaaaaataaacaatataaacaacccaagtattaacaaaatccacagttatatacaatacagtatgtatatatatgaaacTAGTCATAAATATACTTACATGAAGTACAGTTATAATGAATATACTCACAGGAAGTATGCCTACATGTACATAGGAAGTACACCCATAGTGGCAGCCATccatatgtgtttgtgtgtttatgtgtgcacatgtgtgcaGGTGAATGGAACCGAGGCAGACTATGAGTATGAGGAGATCACATTGGAGAGGGTAAGTGGGCCGCAGTTCAGAACAACACCTCTTACAGTAGATATTGTAATGTTCTATTGGACCATATTGTGACTGAAGATAaacgtatatactgtatgtaatgaTTTGCATCGCCTCTGCTGTCATCAGGGGAATTCGGGTCTAGGCTTCAGCATCGCGGGTGGCATAGACAACCCCCACATCGGTGAAGACCCCAGCATCTTTATCACCAAAGTCATCCCGGGGGGCGCTGCTGCGCAAGATGGACGGCTCAGGTGAGAGGAAGACATGGTGTGTGTTactcccaacccccccccccgtggcaGCTTGCTGCTTTCATTGGCTTATTCATAATTGAACAGCTTGGTGTCGCCTGACGTAGGTGCTGCTGCTGATAATCATGCTCTCAGGTGTCTTGGTTAgtggagaagaaaatatatttttgtacacaaGCACTAGCACATTAGTCTGTGTCCATAtggggtatggggggggggggggggggggggttgagtgtGAACATCACTAAGTGCTTCTGGTTCTTCAGGGTCAACGATGTCATCTTGCGTGTCAATGAGGTTGATGTTCGCGATGTAACGCACAGTCGGGCCGTGGAGGCGCTAAAGGAGGCGGGTTCTCTAGTTCGACTGTATGTACGCCGGAGGAAACCAGTCTCTGAGAAAGTGATGGAGATCAAACTGGTGAAAGGACCCAAAGGTGAAAAACTGCACTCACCCAAAAATCCCACAGTGTGGCGGTCTGTGTGATGGAGATCTATCTGCTTGTCCTGCTTATCAGGTCTGGGCTTCAGTATAGCGGGCGGAGTGGGAAACCAGCACATCCCAGGCGACAACAGCATCTACGTGACCAAGATCATTGAGAGTGGAGCCGCCCATAAAGATGGCCGACTGCAGATTGGAGACAAGCTTCTTGCTGTAAGGATTCTTgttcattcatcatcatcaccaaccATGTTCAGTGTTGTGTGCTGTGTCCCATATATATAGTTGTGTTTCAGCTTACAAACTTCCTCTACACCTCTTGGTATTGTAAGTTTTCCTAGGATTTTCTGGGATTAGGCCCTGGGGATCGGGCTTTTGTTGATATGGAATCAATTTGCTGCTTGCTTCCTGGTGTTTTGGGGTTGTTGTCTTgttgaaaacacacattttgggGACACTTGCGTTTCAGCACAAAGCACCATGACTTCTTCAAGTGTTGTGATATATGCAAACTTCTCCATAATCCctcttatcacatactacagtattcattggccctgtaccctagaaaccgcccatgaatgatacgggaaaaggccgaaatgatactgtgtcaaagcccagggcaatgatactgataaaatatagattttaaccatgtccagtatcagcccccgtagctgtccactcagagcgtgctgctctggtatcgtgcctgtgaaacaaccaatcagagaacagcgcacgagcgtgaacacacactataaatattcctagtgcttctccagtcaccaaaaaacccaaacttgattaatggaactttaattgtcagacattgataaaatattattgttgaaatatttttgcaataattgtgtttacactgtttagatataatacatgtaatcaactgaaaattttctggaaaaaaattggtattTTGATTGAATAGTACGTGagaataagctcatgattaaatagtatgtgataataagatcatcacatggtttgtctggtatcaggcccagtatcatgcccccgtgTGCCAGTATCAGATACTGATAACCGATAATTATGCAATAAATAGGCCAGAGAAACATCCCCATATCATCACAGGTGGTTTTCTATGAGTCAACTACACCGACTAATGACCTGTTGGAATAAatcatttggaataaaaacgCTGATTTGACCAGGTTAGTCGCTAACAGTGTGCCTGTCTGCGTACCTGTCTCTGTGCATGCTTGCAGGTGAACAGTAGTTGTCTAGAGGAAGTTAGTCACGAGCACGCCGTCACTGCCTTGAAGAACACTCCTGACGTGGTCTACTTGAAAGTGGCCAAACCCAACAGTGTCTTCATCAATGATACCTTCGGCCCTCCAGACCTCACCAACTGTGAGCTGCTTCCTTCTTTTATTCCCTTCTGTCTTTCTTTGGctttcctcctcctgctccctgCCATCACCACACAGTGACACCATCTTTTTCTGTTGCAGCGTTCTCACAGCATCTGGAGAACCATATCACTCCCCCTAACTTTCTGACTCAGCCCCTCCCTCTGCCGGCCTCATCTGGACGCTACTCGCCGACGCCCAAGAGCATGCTAGGAGATGACGACGTCTCACGGTATGAAATGTAATTACTCTAATATGTCTACTTCAATATGAGcaccaacatttttattttgttgaagttCTGAGTGCACACACTTAGTGCTCCTCCAtgatgtttgttgtgtttgtgtaagcGTCCACTAAGATGGTAGGGTCGggtgtttacattcattcattttctaccgcttatcctcacgagggtcgcgggggtgctggagcctggacgcggggtgcaccctggactggtggccagccaatcacagggcacatatagacaaacaaccattcacactcacattcatacctatggacaatttggagtcataaaACGTGTTTTCAAAACTTATTGTGATGGTCAAGCAAGTAGACCAATGGAGGTGTTTGATTTGGTCCTCCAGGGAGCCCAGGAAGGTGGTGCTGCATCGTGGCGCCACAGGTCTAGGCTTCAACATTGTTGGTGGCGAGGACGGCGAGGGCATCTTCATCTCCTTCATCCTGGCTGGCGGACCCGCAGACCTTTGTGGAGAGCTGAGGAAAGGAGACCGCCTGGTTTCCGTACGTCACTCAAGACATGTCCTTTCCCGTGTGGAGCGTGACAAACCCTGACGGCGTCGTGTTTGCATGTGCTCGCTTGCAGGTCAATGGCGTGGACCTCCGCAGCGCCACGCACGAGCAGGCCGCCGCCGCCCTGAAGAATGCTGGCCAGACAGTAGTCATCATGGCCCACTACAGGCCTGAGGGTGAGTGGGGTGagaggtcacatgactgtcaCGGCGGAGCCACGTCGCTGACCCGAAGGTGTGCTTGTCTTCAGAGTACAGTCGCTTTGAGGCCAAGATCCACGACCTGAGGGAGCAGATGATGAACAGCAGCATCAGTTCTGGTTCAGGGTCCCTGCGGACCAGCCAGAAGAGGTCCCTGTACGTCAGGTGAGACCTCAACGCATCAGAACGTGACCTCCTCTGCATCGGCACATTGACACTGACAGCGCGTGCACTCTGACCTCTCTGCAGAGCCCTCTTCGACTACGACAAGACGCGGGACTCGGGTCTTCCCAGTCAAGGTCTGGACTTCAAGTTCGGAGACATTCTTCACGTGGTCAATGCCTCCGACGACGAGTGGTGGCAGGCCCGGCAGATGACGGCTCATGGCGAGGCAGAGGATGTGGGCGTGATCCCCAGCAAGAGAAGGTGGGTTTAGAGGTCAGATGGCCGTCAGGGCCTTGTGGCCgcttttgacctttgacctttgacctgacaGAGTGGAGAAGAAGGAGCGAGCGCGGTTGAAGACAGTCAAGTTCAACCCAAAGTCCCGTGAGCGAGGGGTGAGTGCGCATGTGATGTGACGCTGATGATGTAACCGCATGTCGCTGACCTGTCAGCATCTCGGCTCCGCCTCCCAGCGCCGACATGACGCCAAAAGCTACACTAGCCCCTGACCGACACCTGCATGATCCTACCCTCGACTGTCTGCCCCCCTCTTCATCACTCACCTGGagcatgatgtcatcatgtcaaAAGCCCCCCCCCGAGCCCACTGACGCAAACATTTACAACTGTTGCTATGGCGACTCTCCgcttatgtctgtgtgtgtgtgtgtgtgtgagaaagagagagagtgtgtgttcGCGCTCTTGCCCTACTTCACCTACGTCCCCTTTTctgcacacccccccccccccaactgacTGACGAGTGTTTGACTTTGACGTGACCTTGACGTGCTCTTCCTCCACTTCCCGTAGTCGCTCAGTGACAAGCGTAAAAAGAGCGTCTTTCCCAGGACGTTCCTCTTCTACAAGAGTCGGGAGGCGAGCGAGCAGGAGAGCAGCGATGTGGAGCGTGAGTATGGCGCCACCGGGGGGCGCCGTATTTGGCCGGCTGACGGGTCAGcgacaggaagagagttcagCCGGTGACCTGGTTGTCACGGCAACGGGGCCAGCCCACAAATCTTTTGCAATTGGACAACCTGAaagcccccaccacccccacacTTCCCAAAATGGCCGGTGTGCGTTGCGTCTGCTCTCTCGCTCTGTCGCTGAGACGcagtaacctttttttttcttctttgtgctTCTTCTTCCTTTGTCGCCTTCAGGACCTCACTGACGAGCTCCTCGCCAAAGGACACAGTAAgtcgcccccccccaacccgagCCCCGCCCACCTCTCTCCACCAGGAACTTATTTTATGAGTTAGTCACATGACTTATTATGTCGTGTCTCAAATAGAATACTTGCATCAGTACACGTGAACAGGTATactgtgtacttctgtgtactACTGTGTATTTCATTTGAGACACACGCATAGTTTCTGGTGGACCCCCCCCTCACGAccaccccccacctcctccaggCGTCGTCATCGTGGTGTTGTCCCCATTGCTGTCTCCAGGACGTCCTTCAGGCTCCACCTCCTTCTGCCATATTTTGTCCCCCTCCTCCGCCCCACCACGCCCCTTCCCACTTTGACgtgcaaagcatgatgggagacTTCACAtgtcttcttcttgtctttcaGAACACGTCACCTCAAACGCCAGTGATAGTGAAAGTAGCTACCGTAAGTGTTGGCGCTGCCAACATGGCTTCTGGCATCTATTGGTTGTGCTGACGTGTGCGTATGTGTGCCTGATTGACAGGTGGGCAGGAGGAGTGCGTCTTGTCGTATGAAGCAGTCACTCAACAGGAAGGTAACGCCCCCAAACCCCTTAGCTTGTTTATGTGCCGCCACATTTCTCACCGCGTCTTCATTGTCGTGTAGTCAGCTATGCACGGCCCGTCATCGTCCTGGGGCCCATGAAGGACCGCGTGAACGATGACCTCATTTCAGAGTTTCCTGACAAGTTCGGCTCGTGTGTTCCACGTGAGTCAAAGCAACATTCTGCGCTTATTTGTGCGTCAGCGTCTGAACGGCGCTTGTGTCTTTGGCCATCAGACACGACGCGGCCCAAGCGGGACTACGAGGTGGACGGTCGGGATTATCACTTTGTGGTGTCCCGTGAGCAAATGGAGAAGGACATCCAGGAGCACAAGTTCATCGAGGCGGGGCAGTACAACAACCACCTGTATGGAACCAGCGTCCAGTCTGTCCGAGAGGTGGCCCAGAAGGTAGATGTCTTCTGCTGTAATGTCGCCCTCTCCTGGCCAGACGGTGTGCTAACGCACGGTTTTGCCTTCCAGGGTAAACATTGCATCCTGGATGTGTCTGGCAACGCTATCAAGCGACTCCAGCTTGCTGCTCTTCATCCCATCGCCGTCTTCATCAAGCCCAAGTCGGTGGAGAACATTATGTAAGTGATGTTCACATTCATAGCTGtagtagacacacacacaccgatcaGATGTTTAAGTGTGATCCTTCTGCAGGGAGATGAACAAGCGACTGACAGACGATCAGAGCAGGAAGACGTTTGAGCGTGCAGCCAAGCTGGAGCACGAGTTCACCGAGCACTTCACAGGTAgaggcttttattttttttaacctgtccTAAAATGtcataacgtgtgtgtgtgtgtgtgtgtgtgtagccatTGTCCAGGGCGACACGCTGGAGGAGATCTATGAGCAGACCAAGCAGATTATCGAGGACCAATCGGGTCCTTTCATCTGGGTCCAGTCCAAGGAGAAATTGTGAGCGCcgtccacttttattttgaaaagtccACCTGCCCTTCAACACTTCCCCACATGGGACACTTGGGAAAACCCGGAAGACCTAAAAAGACTCCTCTTTTGTGTGTGGCCATCACAAAAAGCAAATGTTTGCACGTCAGAGCTTTAAGAGcgtgtcacccccccccccccaattcacACCTGTTCTTTTCAAAGCAGTCCTCTGCAGTCACTAGAGGGCGCTGTCCGCTTTTACTGCTCACATTAACCCTTTAATGAGGACAAAAGGAAGGAGgagtggtggaattgaacaattTACTATAACGTTTACTAATGAGCTCTTCAATGACTGTGGCTTTATTGTTGCAGTGACCTACAGGTGGATTCTCAGTGCAGGACAAGGAGATTCTGAACGTGCTAAACTGCCtattttgttattaaaaaaaaaaagtctatattGAAGTCAGCATTATCACTAATCTTTtctttgatcacttcctgtcttttttaaCCTAATAAAATCTGTTGAATCTGCTTCCATGGAGACAACAAACATTTACTGGTAGCTTTTATTGTGTACAGACAGGCGTCACCTTCGATGCCCCAGCACAGTGGAGTGTTTTCAGTAGCTcgtcaacaggaagtggagaaataaattataaatcagAAATAACCCCATAAAAACAGCTCCACTTCAAACCTTAAACGTTAGAAAACATtttgttgcacacacacacacacacacacacacacacacacaaaaccctGCAGTATTTACATACTAAGCACACCCCCTACCCGGCTAATCAGCAGCTGCTGTTCTTGAACTCTCCGTTCTCAGTGATGGACAGCTTGGTGGGGTTGTTGCGGAGGTTGGCCGAACCATAACGCTCCTTCACTTGCGTCAGTGCCGCCATCAAACGTGAGTTTGTTGCATCCAGAGAGCGGATCCGCTTCTCCTGATTGGACATAAAGAGGGAATGCCAGGAACATATCTTTATCTGCTGCAATGTGGTTGGACTTGACAGCAAGTAACTTCAAAGTTCAAACCAAACCATAAAGCCAACAAAAGCAAAGCCGAACATCTGAGGTGGGCGGAGCCAAACACAAAAGCCCAGACCCCCACACCTGCAACCTGTTCAACCAATATGACGCTCGCCACTAGGgcgctctgattggctgaacagGTTGCAGGCATGTTGTctcaggagggggggggtagTGTTTCAATTACTTGCctgcttttgtttattttgatccGTTACTGACCTGCAATCAGTCAAGAGACAAAGCAGCGCTACCTGAGACCGCCATTGTTATGGCAGGTCATGTGATGATGTAATGTACTGTGTGATGTACCTGAGCgtcaatgacttcctgtttagctTCAATCACCGTTTGCATCTCTGAGTGGTCACGTTTCAACTCCTCTTCCACCGCCATGAGCCTGGAAGCACACAATGTTGTGAACTggcggggttggggggggtggatgggatgggatgggatgggatgggatgggatgccGACCTGCAAAGGATGTTCTTCATCTGCGCATCCTTCTCTTCTTGCTGACGCTTGAGTCGTTCCTCACTGTCGTCGAGTCGTGACTTATAGTCAAGGAGCAGCGTCTTCATGGAGAGTTCCTGGGCGACCAGACGGCGCTCGTACTCCTCCAGGCGTCGCCCTGACGCCCGCAGCCGCTCCTTGAGTCGCCAGATCTCCATCTCATACTACCAAGGGAGTTGCATTCAATGACTCGGATCACTTTTGGGAGGTTTGTTCGCTTCTCGTTTACCTTTTCGAAATTCTTGCCCTCCTCACGGCTCCGCCCCCCTCCTTCCTCGTCGCCAAGGTGGTCCTCCTGGTACTGACCGTTACTGAGAACCCAAGCTGCTGTCCTCTCCACAGGAGACATGGCCGCCGACTCCGCCTCCACCGGAGATGCCACCTGTCACATTCCAACAAGTTTCCTAAAGGTTGGACAACTTAACATCAATCAGTCATTACCTGCTGCTGGGTACTGCCCCTTGGAGGCGGAGCCATAGTGTCAGCGCAGCAGACGGACACCGGGTCGGTGATGGGCGTCAGCTCCATGGtggcgctgctgctgctgcaacgTGAGGCACACTGTGTCCTGGACCCGCCCCCTCCCCGGCTCTGCTGCTCTACCTTCACGATGTGGGCGGTGCTCGTCGTCGCCGTGCCCTGCCGAGGTACGGCGATGGCTGTGGCGGCGCCCGGCGGGAGCTCGGGGGGGCTGTGACAGCATGGTGTGGAGCTACGAGCGCTACGCCTGCTGCCCGACTCGTCTAGGCTGCTGTCTGACGCCACATGACCTTTCACCCTTAACCGTTCGCCATCCGAGCTGGCGCTGCTCAAGTTCTCTGAGCTGGACGCGGATTGGGCGGGGTTACTCAGGTGGTAGACGGGGTTCTGAAATGAGAGCGGCTGCAGGCTGCGTTGATGCTTGACTGGGGGCTGCAGCGGACGCCGGGCCTGCGGAGCGCTCTGCGGCTGAGTGTCTCTGATTGGAGCTTTGCTGAGGGGCACCACCAACTCAGACGGGATTGCGGGGGCTACAGAGACCTGAGAGCCTGCCCTGTTGACAAGGGGCGGGGCATCAGGGATCCTCTGAGAGTCCTGCAGGTCCCCCATAGAGACGCTGCGGTTGCCCACAAGTGTCTCATCTCGCTCATCCTTGCCAGAGAAACTGGTAGCGCCCCAAAGATGGTGCTGGGCAGTCGTGGCATTGCACCCTACAACCACGGCCTCCGTCAGATCGCCGCCAGGACACGTCCTGCTGCACATGTCAGCGTGGTTAGCGTCGGTGTTGTGTTGCgtaaaaacaacatggctgaaCTAGTCAGCTGACTTCTTACCAGTCAGACGGATCCTCAAAGATTCGTTGTAGGCCTGACGACAGGCTGCCGCTTATGTTGTGGGCGGAGCTATGGTGGTCCTGGAAAGGGCGCAGCTGCTGCTGGATGGGCGTGGGGACTGACAGGCTGCGGGAAATATCTCCCAGAATTCTCGGCAACGGACCCAGCTTGGCAACGGTGGCCTGCAGGAAGGAATTTTCACGCTGGGGTGTCGTAGTTAGCGTGCGCGTGTGAGAGGACAGCATCAGGATGCAGTGGTGTGGGAGGCAGAGCGGCGAGACCAACATGGTGGCCAGACAGGAAGTgcagggaggaggaggtggaggaggagggaggagacaCAATGAAGGAAACTTAATGGAAGCAAACTGAAAGGTGGTAGATCAGACATGCTTCTCAAACATGCTGAGTCAGGTCACAtgatggggttgggggggtgggggggtggggtcatGCTTTGATGAGgttaaatgaatgaagaaatgatGCTTCGTAATCTACAACCACCTTATCCAGCTGAGAGACCACGTCCCACAGAAGAGCATGAAGGAGGGACAGCTCCCTGCCGAGGTCCACGTAA
Proteins encoded in this region:
- the dlg1b gene encoding discs large homolog 1-like protein isoform X10, giving the protein MPVRKKDAQRALSLLEEYRAKLNHAEDRQLRVSIQRVIDIFQSNLFQALIDIQEFYEVTLLDSQRWAESSKPVDVVVPPVNLWDFSSLQSTTVTSDTLPSLSTSIEDSALLNEILHTLAKRSPKHDTRKYRHHDEESSPQEDQSSPQLTEEAGGPELVQVAEKNLSQIENVHGYVTHAHISPMKANPPPVMVNADSLDTPPYVNGTEADYEYEEITLERGNSGLGFSIAGGIDNPHIGEDPSIFITKVIPGGAAAQDGRLRVNDVILRVNEVDVRDVTHSRAVEALKEAGSLVRLYVRRRKPVSEKVMEIKLVKGPKGLGFSIAGGVGNQHIPGDNSIYVTKIIESGAAHKDGRLQIGDKLLAVNSSCLEEVSHEHAVTALKNTPDVVYLKVAKPNSVFINDTFGPPDLTNSFSQHLENHITPPNFLTQPLPLPASSGRYSPTPKSMLGDDDVSREPRKVVLHRGATGLGFNIVGGEDGEGIFISFILAGGPADLCGELRKGDRLVSVNGVDLRSATHEQAAAALKNAGQTVVIMAHYRPEEYSRFEAKIHDLREQMMNSSISSGSGSLRTSQKRSLYVRALFDYDKTRDSGLPSQGLDFKFGDILHVVNASDDEWWQARQMTAHGEAEDVGVIPSKRRVEKKERARLKTVKFNPKSRERGSLSDKRKKSVFPRTFLFYKSREASEQESSDVEQHVTSNASDSESSYRGQEECVLSYEAVTQQEVSYARPVIVLGPMKDRVNDDLISEFPDKFGSCVPRESKQHSALICASASERRLCLWPSDTTRPKRDYEVDGRDYHFVVSREQMEKDIQEHKFIEAGQYNNHLYGTSVQSVREVAQKGKHCILDVSGNAIKRLQLAALHPIAVFIKPKSVENIMEMNKRLTDDQSRKTFERAAKLEHEFTEHFTAIVQGDTLEEIYEQTKQIIEDQSGPFIWVQSKEKL
- the dlg1b gene encoding discs large homolog 1-like protein isoform X6, which produces MPVRKKDAQRALSLLEEYRAKLNHAEDRQLRVSIQRVIDIFQSNLFQALIDIQEFYEVTLLDSQRWAESSKPVDVVVPPVNLWDFSSLQSTTVTSDTLPSLSTSIEDSALLNEILHTLAKRSPKHDTRKYRHHDEESSPQEDQSSPQLTEEAGGPELVQVAEKNLSQIENVHGYVTHAHISPMKVASLECVFDGSSLGHNHMELPSPTFSSLYPHREDSPLPSCSSNPYPPIQANPPPVMVNADSLDTPPYVNGTEADYEYEEITLERGNSGLGFSIAGGIDNPHIGEDPSIFITKVIPGGAAAQDGRLRVNDVILRVNEVDVRDVTHSRAVEALKEAGSLVRLYVRRRKPVSEKVMEIKLVKGPKGLGFSIAGGVGNQHIPGDNSIYVTKIIESGAAHKDGRLQIGDKLLAVNSSCLEEVSHEHAVTALKNTPDVVYLKVAKPNSVFINDTFGPPDLTNSFSQHLENHITPPNFLTQPLPLPASSGRYSPTPKSMLGDDDVSRYEMEPRKVVLHRGATGLGFNIVGGEDGEGIFISFILAGGPADLCGELRKGDRLVSVNGVDLRSATHEQAAAALKNAGQTVVIMAHYRPEEYSRFEAKIHDLREQMMNSSISSGSGSLRTSQKRSLYVRALFDYDKTRDSGLPSQGLDFKFGDILHVVNASDDEWWQARQMTAHGEAEDVGVIPSKRRVEKKERARLKTVKFNPKSRERGSLSDKRKKSVFPRTFLFYKSREASEQESSDVEQHVTSNASDSESSYRGQEECVLSYEAVTQQEVSYARPVIVLGPMKDRVNDDLISEFPDKFGSCVPHTTRPKRDYEVDGRDYHFVVSREQMEKDIQEHKFIEAGQYNNHLYGTSVQSVREVAQKGKHCILDVSGNAIKRLQLAALHPIAVFIKPKSVENIMEMNKRLTDDQSRKTFERAAKLEHEFTEHFTAIVQGDTLEEIYEQTKQIIEDQSGPFIWVQSKEKL